TAAACGGGGTTTAACTTTAACAAAATAAGCCATTATTTTATTAAAAAGGGAATTTTTAGACAAATACTATAAAAATCCCTTTTTGTTTTATGCTTGAGAATTTTCAATTTTTGGCATCACTGTTTCAAATAATTTTTAAACAATAAAAATACTTAGAAACATCATAAAACCAACATAATTATTATTTTGAAAAGCTTTAAAGCATCCAGTTCTATCACGATCATTGATTAACCATTGTTGATAAATAAACAGTAACGACACAACCAATAATCCACAATAATAAATAAAAGATAAATGATTATTGAGACCAATAATTATCAAGCAAATCAATGTTATTATCTGTAGAATGCCTATCCACAATTTATCATAGTAACCAAACAAAACAGCCGTCGATTTAATGCCAATTTTGATATCATCATTTCGATCAACCATGGCATATTCGGTATCATAAGCAACTGTCCAACAAATATTTGCCAAACACAATAACCAACAGGTTAACGGAAACTGTTCAATTGTGGCCGCATAGACCATTGGAATGCTCCAACTAAATGCAATTCCCAACACTATTTGTGGAAAATAAGTATAACGTTTCATAAACGGATAAATCATCGCAGTTAACAATGCAAAGCCAGCAATCAACCACGACAAAGCGTTTAAAAATAATAATAGACAAGCGGCCATTAATAATAATATCAATAATGTCCATTTAGCATTCTTTGCTGTTAATTCACCCTGCACTAACGGACGACTTTGAGTTCGCTCTACATGCGCATCAAAATGGCGATCAGCATAATCATTCACAACACAACCGGCGGATCGCATAACAATGACACCTAGCGTAAATATCAAAACCAGTTTTTCAGTTGGATAGGGATCAGCAAGCCATATTGCTGACAAAGTCGGCCAAAGTAGCAGTAAAATGCCGATTGGTTTATCTAACCGCATCAGTTTTATATAAGCTAACATATATCTATCCTCAATTATAATGGGCGGATTATACCTGATCTTGTTAAAGCTGCAATGCGGATAAATACCGTTTTTATTTGATGCTGCTACATGTGTAATCAATCAAGTCAATTTACCTAATATCGTGTCATATCCAAAACGGTTAATCTAACTAAATTGATTAATTGTGGTAATAAAGCGTTACAACAAAAGTAAATACTGCTCTGCCATCACGGCTAATGCCCGATAAAATTGGCTAACTTGATTATGTTTTAATTGATCTAGATAAGCTGATGACCAAGTCATTAAGTGTTCATCAATCAGTTGATTCGCCGCTT
This Gilliamella sp. ESL0443 DNA region includes the following protein-coding sequences:
- the ubiA gene encoding 4-hydroxybenzoate octaprenyltransferase codes for the protein MLAYIKLMRLDKPIGILLLLWPTLSAIWLADPYPTEKLVLIFTLGVIVMRSAGCVVNDYADRHFDAHVERTQSRPLVQGELTAKNAKWTLLILLLMAACLLLFLNALSWLIAGFALLTAMIYPFMKRYTYFPQIVLGIAFSWSIPMVYAATIEQFPLTCWLLCLANICWTVAYDTEYAMVDRNDDIKIGIKSTAVLFGYYDKLWIGILQIITLICLIIIGLNNHLSFIYYCGLLVVSLLFIYQQWLINDRDRTGCFKAFQNNNYVGFMMFLSIFIV